From the genome of Gambusia affinis linkage group LG04, SWU_Gaff_1.0, whole genome shotgun sequence:
GgcatttagcagtgagtgaatgatattgattgacagcactaagaccctcctcatagttctgattgattgtttttggtcagaacgGTGCATTACTTTAGCCAGCTATAGCAGTTTAGGGAAGAGAttgaggagattgatcttttcgcAGATTATTTGTCCCATAGCAACTGTACTTCACTTTGaagtacattttaataacaGGTCTTTATTGTGTTATACTTATCACGttcagtagtttttatttagaggCCCATTGTTGAAGTACAAATTAACTGTTACAGTATCTTTGGACCTACGTTTTAATAATTAGAAGTTCAGGGTACTACTTGAACTGCACTAAATATAAAGTACTactgtaatttaaatatttactagTTGCCACATATGTTTGCACatacaaattaataaacttATTAACTAAACaggattttagtcattttatgtatttaaagctgcattatgttAAATCAACACTAAAATTCCATTGTGTTTGCTGAAGCTGACATCACACCTATGGAACTTGTGAATGTTTGAAACTTACATCACAAGCGTCTTGGAATTTTGTCAttaaaggagaaatgttttactgaatttTCTCATTTGTGCTTGCGGACTTCGGAGAAGAGAGACGTTCAAGAGTTCAAGAGAGTTTTACTTCATTTCAactgaaatacagtaaaaatacaaGGATGAAACgtaagtttttctttgaatatttatCAAGAATAACTAAATCACAATTTTGGAAGGATATAAAAATTGGTTTGACAGAATTATTTGTGATTTGTTACTGAAGATTGTTGgctagaaaaaagttttttcagtttaagatggaatagttttgtttcttgttttatgtaaagatTGAAGATATCAggactgttgtttttttgcatgtttgataataatgagaagaaagaaatctggaaaaattgGCCCCAATTGTTGACTTAAACGTTTTTGTTCAAAGTGatttcatgtgaaaatgtgaagatCACTGACTCTGACAATTGTCAGAAATAACACCGTGACTGGTTTGGctctaaacattaaataaatgaaaataagtttgtataattttaaaaagttgtttgttgttaTGTTGtataaaagttgtttaaagttcaatttaaatttaagacggaactgtttgttttcagtcgtATGCAAAGATaggaaatatatatgtatataattttttttttctttgcacgtTTGATAATGGTGACAAgaaacaaatctggaaaaatttaaaagctgtttaaagttattttatttgaagatcAATGACTGtgataattttcagaaataatggTTTGACTTGCATgggaataaagttaaaataaatgacagtttAAAATTTCATGAATGGTTTTAGGAcactgaaactgataaaaagttaTGTGATTTTGTCTTGTATTTGATATGCTTTGTGACAAAGTCACTGACCAACTTTCCATGCCTCTGTTTTGGATTAGAAATCGTGAGAAGAAGTGTTCGACTCGTGTTAAATGGATACTATGGAGCTGATGGAAAACCAACAATCTCTTATAAAGAGACCAGGATCAGGTAAtccaaatcaaaagaaatattaaattcaagacatgccaaaaatatttcttcccctttgaacttttgactttttttcatgtaaaaaacacaaacttatgtgtactatttagaaattaaaaaaagacatttttatttttttgactagTTTCTGTAGCAGTATATTTTTCAGCCTTCGAATTCTACGGCCTCTAAATTGTGATTGTGATGTATGTTCCATACATACATCACAATGCCTTCTGATGTCACTTAACTAGGAATCAGTTAGAAATAGAAACAGTAGAGAAACTCAAGTGTTCAGTgtctataaaaagtatttatcccCTTGagtgttttactgttttgttacttttaaaataaactgtacaACAAAATTTGGCttgtatgacaaaaaaaaaattacaaaaaaacccctTCAATGTTGGCTGGACCTTTGTTGAATTAAGTTggtcacttttaaaatgtgtgaatatttatgcaaccacttattttggggaaaatattttttgtttgttgccattatttttatattttgatgaaaaagttttaaaatgataaagcaTACAGGGGAAGTGAGTATTTTTTATATGCACTTTACAGCAGTAAATTACAGGTAAAAGGACCTGAAGGACCTTAGTATGAATATAAAGTCAAACTAACTTATGCCAAATGGCTGTTCAAAAAACTTTGCAAAGTTTGTGTTCGTAATGTGATAACGTTGAATAATGACCCACATCTCCCTTGAATAATAGATTCTTATTCTCAATGGTGACTTCCTGggtaattaaaaacaagatgtgaaaaagttcaagggaaattaatacttttgcaaaaaagtCTTTGCATATTTAACCCCATAATCTTAGGATCTATTTATCCgtttacatatttgtattttttctaccttggctgaacaggaagtggacatACCGTCGGTATTACCACAGAGCAAAAGAAGAGACCTCTTTAGGAAACAACAtcaactgcagcagcagcagctgcatcaATAGGGACCTATTGATGCACACGCTGAAACATTGTTTCCTCAGCATCATATTTCTGGCCCTGTTTTATGGTAAATGACTTTCTTCTACAAACAGCCAAGCACCAATATTTCTAAGTTTTGTAGAAAGTTTTTAGTGTGAAAGCAGTGTCACTAATCTCATTTCTCCTCATTTGTCAGGATTTACCAGCATTCTTGCTCCTTTGATGATGGAGCCTCTGGTTTCTTCACGCCCCACCATAAACACAGTAAGCTTTCTGTTAATCAACACCCATATATTAATGTCCTCTTTAGTGATATGACCAAACATCTAACTGCAattgtgtttagttttctgtcCCAGGAATTGAAGATcaggaaagacagaaacaggaagtgaaggatATTCTGGTTGACCTGCAGAATAAGATGGACTACCTTCTTCCATCGGCAGATTTATTACCGAACTTTGCGCTGAAATCACAAGGTAAGTCATTACTATCATAAATCTGACTGAATGTTTTAAGCCTAGATGGTTTTAATtcactttctgtgtgtgtttgaaaccAGGCGCAAAGGTTTTACAATGGATGCCATCGGCCGTACATCCTGGCCAAATACAGAGATGCAGTGGGTTTGGGTTTGCCCCAGAACGGCCATCAATCCACCCAGATATTGTTATTCAGGTATGAACTGAACTGCAATCATAATGTAACATGAATATGAAGCAGAATGGCATTTCTATATGATGTAATATTTAGAAgacttctgtttattattttaacaaactttgaACTCTTTCTCTTCAGGGGAGGACTCGCCTACACCCAGGAGAGTGCTGGGGATTTGAAGGTTCTGAGGGACATTTAGTCATCGCCCTGTCCCACAGAGTCGTAATCAGTCACGTCACCTTGGGACACATTCCTAAAATGTTGTCCCCGACTGGTAACATCTGGAGTGCTCCCAAggagttttctgtttatgtaaGCCACAAGTATctgaatattaaacagaaacacacagtctAACTGTCAGACATATTTCtaagaatatttgtttaattttattttgcagggAATGAGGGAGCCTGAACAGGAATGGACTCACCTGGGAACCTTTATCTACGAGGAGGATGGAGATCCTCTTCAGACCTTTGAGCTACCGGTATGTTTATCCAGTTGCTTTTTTAAGCTACTTTCCttaattgttttcatgttaaaactaTAAACATCATCGAATTTTATTGGGACTTCAtaggaaaaatatgttaacaGAAAGAAGCTCATATTTgtgaacacaaaagaaaattatacatgaagaaaaaaaaagctcacgCTCAGCCAGTTTGAAAATGGAGCatctaaaatgtcatttttaaaactttgctagATTCCGTTTTGtatttaggtttggactttgattATGAGGTGCTTGATCTAAACCTTCCCATTATATTGTTGGCTCTGTGTTTAGGGTGGAAGGTGAACCTGTGATCCAGTTTTTAAAGTGTAACATACCCTTTCACCcatggaaaatgttgaaaaatagCATCAAAGTGGGCGGGGCCAAGAGACACTTTGAGTGTGGGGATGAGTGCTGAGTGGAGGGAGGGAGTGGGACTGTAATCTGATGAAAGAAGCGCTGTGGAAAACGTATCCACTTTGTCACTATATTTATAGATTCTTCAGGCTGGTCTAGagatgttttttcaaaacaattagTGGTAAATCTAGAGAGTCTTTTTGTCTGTTGTTGGAGACTTTAATGGCGATAACTCTCTCTTGCTCAGATGCAGCTTGTCTGCTTGGATGGCATTAGCCGCTTATGGCTAATGCTAATTAGCAATAGCCAttagctgctaatgctaatgctaattagcatTAGGCTAATGGCTAATTCCATTAGCTGCCATAAGATTCTCCCCTCACCAACACTCACAGCAGAGGAGACCCATCCCATTCTGTGTTTACATTACAAACAAAtcacacatttataaaactgaataatGCTATCGATTAATGCTTACCAATTCCCATGGCAACGCTCGCAACAGTTTCTGAGTGCCACCAGTTTTAGTTGGCGCTGTGTTTTGGTTACCTTAATGAGAAAATTGTACCAAGACCAACTGCTGCAACcaacagaaaaaattaaattcccTAAGAACCGATTGACCGATGACCATGGCACCAGTAGTGAGATGATTTTAGTAAAATTAATGCCTAGCTGaaagatttgcacaaaaatgtccttttgcACTGAACATTCTATCTATTTAGATAGAATGCCAAATAACATATTTAGACAGTttgtcagcaaaataaaattgatttgagGGTGAGTTTCACTTTAAgtcttctgcaggttttcttcaGGACCGATCTGTATTCATAGCTATTTCCATCTACTAATTAAGACCAACCACTCTCATca
Proteins encoded in this window:
- the LOC122830126 gene encoding SUN domain-containing protein 3-like, which translates into the protein MLSPTGNIWSAPKEFSVYGMREPEQEWTHLGTFIYEEDGDPLQTFELPSHEKVAFSSIKLQINNNWGHPEYTCLYNVRIHGEIA